One cyanobiont of Ornithocercus magnificus DNA segment encodes these proteins:
- a CDS encoding 3-phosphoshikimate 1-carboxyvinyltransferase, translating to MNFSGTAVRSLRSLTTSGSLRGRVRVPGDKSISHRALIFGAISEGQTTIHGLLRAEDPASTSECLRSLGAVISPLDENDHPVTVQGVGLSGLKEPDVVLDCGNSGTTMRLMLGLLAGQQGHHFVLSGDASLQRRPMQRVSQPLGIMGGCITGRAGGKFAPIAVAGQQLHGAVIFTPVASAQVKSALLLAALTANGDTTVIEPARSRDHSERMLRAFGADLDIDGEMGCHIHVHPGAILRGQTIVVPGDISSAAFWLIAGILVPGSDLVIENVGLNPTRTGILNVLEQMSAKLKVINRRDIVGEPVGDLQVQSSNLKPFFIGGESIPSLIDEIPILAVAACFCEGTSQIRGAAELRVKESDRIAVMVRQLRLMGADIDEHEDGITIRGGRDLLGTDLDSEADHRVAMSLAVAALMASGTSHLRQHGVAAISYPQFWEELDRLCV from the coding sequence TTGAACTTCTCTGGTACTGCAGTCCGATCCCTCCGCAGTCTTACTACCAGCGGCTCTTTAAGAGGACGAGTTCGTGTTCCAGGAGACAAGTCGATTTCGCACCGCGCGCTCATATTTGGGGCAATATCTGAGGGACAAACCACTATTCATGGCCTGTTGCGAGCAGAAGACCCAGCTAGCACCTCAGAATGTTTACGTTCTCTAGGAGCTGTAATCAGTCCGCTAGACGAAAATGACCATCCAGTTACTGTGCAGGGGGTTGGCCTTAGTGGCTTAAAAGAACCAGATGTAGTTCTCGATTGCGGTAACTCTGGCACAACAATGCGCCTTATGCTGGGCTTACTTGCTGGTCAGCAAGGGCATCATTTTGTTCTCAGTGGTGATGCCTCACTGCAGCGGCGGCCAATGCAGCGAGTCAGCCAGCCACTTGGTATAATGGGTGGATGTATTACTGGGCGAGCAGGTGGGAAGTTTGCTCCAATTGCAGTAGCAGGACAACAGCTACATGGTGCTGTGATTTTCACACCAGTAGCAAGTGCCCAGGTTAAGTCAGCTTTGTTGCTGGCAGCACTCACTGCCAATGGAGATACTACTGTAATTGAGCCAGCCAGGTCGCGCGACCATAGCGAGCGAATGCTACGAGCCTTCGGCGCTGACCTTGATATAGATGGTGAAATGGGATGCCATATCCATGTGCATCCTGGAGCAATATTGCGGGGACAAACCATAGTAGTTCCAGGTGATATTAGCTCCGCAGCATTTTGGCTAATAGCTGGTATTCTCGTGCCAGGCTCCGATCTCGTGATAGAAAATGTTGGTCTCAATCCAACACGTACTGGTATTCTTAACGTTCTTGAGCAGATGTCAGCAAAGCTGAAAGTGATCAACCGGCGTGATATAGTTGGTGAGCCAGTAGGAGACTTACAGGTACAATCAAGTAATTTAAAACCATTTTTTATAGGAGGAGAGAGCATACCTAGCTTGATCGATGAAATCCCGATCTTGGCAGTAGCTGCTTGTTTCTGTGAAGGCACAAGCCAAATACGCGGTGCAGCTGAATTGCGCGTCAAAGAGAGTGATAGAATAGCGGTAATGGTTCGCCAGCTCCGACTCATGGGAGCTGACATCGACGAACATGAAGATGGAATTACAATCAGGGGTGGTCGCGATCTGCTGGGAACTGATCTTGACAGCGAAGCTGACCACCGTGTTGCTATGAGTCTAGCAGTTGCAGCTTTGATGGCAAGTGGAACATCACACTTGCGCCAGCATGGTGTAGCAGCAATATCGTATCCTCAATTTTGGGAGGAGTTGGACCGACTGTGTGTTTGA
- a CDS encoding iron ABC transporter substrate-binding protein yields MPNLLYPVAFFSSLILHIFPASTLASEVRVYSGRHYNTDRAVYKQFSEQTGIRVRLMETSGISLIERIKREGANTKADVIILVDAARINNAANAGLFQPIASSRLDRDVPARYRDPGRQWYGLTRRVRVIIANPGVVNLSRIKSYSDLSDLSLKDKLCLRNRKNVYNQSLVADQLVLRGEAATKTWLKGMTSNVSQTYFPGDVALVRAVAQGKCGVSIVNHYYVARMRAGVSGQRDQMLADKVRVITPSPAHVNISAAAISKYAQNRSGAIKLIEFLASLRGSSSMANPTYEYPLKGFGQSPQLKNLGTFTPGSVTISQLGSNNAKAVELMTRAGWK; encoded by the coding sequence ATGCCTAATCTTCTCTACCCCGTAGCATTTTTCAGCAGCCTAATACTGCATATTTTCCCTGCCAGTACATTAGCATCAGAGGTGCGGGTTTATTCAGGGCGTCATTATAATACCGACCGTGCTGTTTATAAGCAATTTTCCGAGCAGACTGGCATTCGCGTTCGCTTGATGGAGACCAGCGGTATCTCTTTGATTGAGCGCATCAAACGCGAGGGAGCCAATACAAAAGCAGATGTCATCATCCTTGTCGATGCTGCAAGAATCAATAATGCAGCTAATGCTGGTCTGTTTCAACCCATCGCTTCTAGCCGTCTTGATCGTGATGTCCCAGCGCGTTATCGTGACCCAGGCCGCCAATGGTATGGTCTTACGCGCCGGGTGCGAGTTATCATAGCTAATCCGGGGGTCGTTAACCTGTCGAGGATAAAGTCCTACAGTGACCTATCTGATCTATCTCTCAAAGATAAACTCTGCCTGCGCAACCGCAAAAACGTCTATAACCAGTCACTTGTCGCTGATCAACTGGTATTACGTGGTGAAGCAGCTACCAAGACATGGCTTAAAGGAATGACATCGAATGTTTCCCAGACTTACTTTCCGGGCGATGTTGCTCTAGTCCGCGCAGTTGCTCAGGGGAAATGTGGTGTCAGTATTGTTAACCACTATTATGTTGCTCGAATGCGGGCTGGTGTTTCTGGTCAGCGCGATCAGATGCTGGCTGATAAGGTGCGCGTGATTACCCCAAGCCCAGCCCATGTTAACATCAGTGCGGCAGCTATCTCAAAGTATGCTCAAAATAGGTCCGGAGCGATAAAACTTATTGAATTTCTTGCTTCCCTTCGTGGCAGTTCCAGCATGGCTAATCCTACTTATGAATACCCGCTGAAAGGATTTGGTCAATCACCACAACTCAAGAATTTAGGTACTTTCACTCCAGGTAGCGTCACTATCTCTCAGCTTGGTAGTAATAACGCAAAAGCAGTTGAACTTATGACCCGGGCAGGCTGGAAATAG